A genomic window from Streptomyces mirabilis includes:
- a CDS encoding MarR family winged helix-turn-helix transcriptional regulator encodes MTFPNDAPPSVAPSRTGGEPVPVDVDALAQLSFLVHHALDEIAGQHELSIIQARLLGVLRDREPTMNQLGRLLGLDKSSISGLVDRAQRRGLVTRAVSANDRRAFQVSITDAGRQLIEQLAAQFAERIELSVAPLPDADRQRLSQLAAQVVASDAHRRGIDLRTTAR; translated from the coding sequence ATGACCTTTCCCAACGACGCACCGCCCTCGGTCGCACCGTCACGCACAGGTGGGGAGCCCGTGCCGGTGGACGTGGACGCCCTCGCCCAGCTGTCGTTTCTGGTACACCACGCCCTGGACGAGATCGCCGGGCAGCACGAATTGTCGATCATCCAGGCGCGACTGCTGGGGGTGCTGCGGGACCGGGAGCCGACGATGAACCAGCTCGGTCGGCTGCTCGGCCTGGACAAGTCCTCGATCAGCGGCCTGGTCGATCGCGCACAGCGTCGCGGCCTGGTCACGCGCGCCGTCAGTGCGAACGACCGCCGCGCGTTCCAGGTCTCCATCACCGACGCCGGACGACAGCTCATCGAACAGCTCGCGGCGCAATTCGCGGAGCGGATCGAGCTGTCCGTCGCGCCGCTCCCGGACGCCGACCGGCAGCGGCTGTCCCAGTTGGCGGCCCAGGTCGTGGCCTCCGACGCCCACCGCCGCGGTATCGACCTTCGCACCACAGCCCGCTGA